In Melanotaenia boesemani isolate fMelBoe1 chromosome 1, fMelBoe1.pri, whole genome shotgun sequence, the genomic window CGATAATATCGAGACTCACATGAAAAACTCCGGGGATGAAGGGTTGTTGTCACTGCTGGATCCATTTTCTCTGAAGCCGTTGCTGATGAGCTTCTCATACTTTTCTTTGTACGCGTCCCTCTCCCGGACCAGCCTGGAGATCTCCTGCTTTAGGTGCTCGACTTGCTGAATGAGTTGCGTCTTCTCCCCCTCCAGGACGTGCCGCTGCTGGACCCGCTTGAACCGACAGGACTGAGCGTAGCCTCTGTTCTTTAGGGTCCTCCTCTTCTGTTTCAATCTGATCACTTCTTCCTTGCTGACCCCCCGTAGCTGCCGGTTGAGCTCCCGCACTGACATGGTCACCAGCTGCTCATCTGAAAAACGGTCCTCCAAGCGCATGTGTGGGTGATTTGTCCCAGAAGTGCCGTTGGACTGGATGCCGGGTGCCTGGTGGTGGCCGTTgctgtgatggtgatggtggtggtggtggtgttgcgCTCCGTTCTGAGCAGCCGCCGCTGCGATGACTGCCGACACCACTGCCGCGGCGGACCCCATCTCTTCCCCGGCCATGGTGCCGCCTGCTCCGGCTGCGCCAGCAAACTGCTGGCCCCTGGAGTAGCCATCGAAAGACTGGAGCTGGTGACTGCTGTTGATCAGCGCCTCCACTGCGTCTTCGGGGCTGAAGCCCAGCGCCTCTGGATTCAACTGCTGTTGATAACCGGACATCCAGTAGAAATCCTCTATGTGTGTCTTTTGCTCGCTCCCCGAGCCTGGACTGGGCGCCGAGAAGCTTGGGGAAGGGGGCACTGAGCTGCAAGGCGTGCTCATCGGGGTGGAAGACAAGGATCCCCCGGCGATAAGGCGACTGCACTGGCTGATGTTGCGATCGGGCTCCACCGGCTCCTTTTTCACTTCAAACTTCATCAGATCGAAGTCATTAACATATTCCATGGCCAGGGGACTGGTGGGCAGGTCGGAGTTGCTCATTGCCAGCTCTGATGCCATCCTCTTGCTGCTGACAGTCCTCCAAATGGGGTGAAGAGCAGCTGTCAAACCGGGCTGGTTTGGAAGAACGTGAGCCAGTTTGATTTTTAAGCGTTTGTCttgaaactaaaaacaaaaattgagGTTTTCAGCGTCCCTTTTGCAGCCACGGACTTGCAGACGTGTGAGAGTAGTTTTTCTTTGCAGAGTCTATTGCACAGACACAGCAGTGCCGCGCGCACGAGTAGCGGAGTCCTTGTTCAGCATGTGAAACACGGCGGTTTTGtatttcaaacatttaacaCTTTACGGCTTCTTCTGGAATACATTACGCAAGCGGAGAGGGAAACAAGCCGAGAGTCAGGCAGTGAATGTAGCCGCGCACGTTAGAAACCGCTGACTGGTGGGGCGATTTTTTAGAGGGATCACACAGCAGATGAGTTTAAGAGCATTGTGGCTGCCCTGACGTCAGGCTGGAAATGGGAAATTGACTCGGACGAAGAGCCAATAGGGTCGCACACTAAGAGAGCTAATTAACATATCCGAAGCCTACAGAAACCCAACTTTTCTCAACTGTTAGAGGCCACCAGCTGACTGTCAGCTGCGACACGGGCTCTGTTGCATTAATAGTAGTTATTTTAATATTCCAGATAACTTTTTATCATCGTTTGTGATCATATTTTATATCCTCAGTGAAATAAAGCAAATGTTTCATATTTATTGACAATGGACTGGGAACATTTAGAGAaatcagagaaagaaaacatataCAGATAAATCGattgaaaaaacagaaataaggaagtgttttgtctttttaatgcTGTCCATTCATATTTGGCCATTGTTTAATGCAGCATATTCATTTTATGTCTCATCTGCAAAGCCATTTAGAATGATTACACTAGACTTTACAACAATTCTCTCGTTATGAAGCAGAAGTAACTCTCTAAATACAGTACCAGAACTTAATAGAAAACCAGAGGGACATGCACGAGCGATGCTTTGCACTGATGTGACAAACATGAAAAGTGGACTGAAGAGGTTTTTGTCGTGGCTCTCCGTACCATTAAGAAACTCAACACTGCCACCTTTTGGTCGTGATCAGTGCAAGAAATCCCCCATCTTCACAGTCCGTTCACACAAGTCCCAAACAGTGACAGTTGTTGTAAAACGTTGAAAAATCTGCTGTTTGTAAAACAGACACATTCACAGCACGTGTGTCCTTGTTTACTGTGTTTCCCAGAGGAAAAGAAACGCATCCCTCCCCGAGTTTTAACTGAAAtgtctaataaataaataaaaagaaaagaaaaagaaaaacagaagtcaGATTGATTGGAAGACATATCAGAGGAAATGGATGCCATGAACCCAATGTTCTGTCGAAACAGTAATTATACTCAGCTGTcataaaaaatcactttatctAAGTTTTGGCCCAGGCGTTGCTTTAGGAGTCATATAAGCCTCTCCCGTACATTGCACTTTATCTAAGTTCAGAGGTCTTTAACTTTTAATTGACTTGTGTACAACAGTAAGTATCATGAGGTCGTTtgggttttcctgctttctgtaTCAATGTGTGGCTCATAGCTAAGTTGTCATAATGGGTTCATGTGGCCACAGTGacattatatatgtatttatttatttttgccagaactgcaaagtttgttttatttaatttggttttgATACTTTAACCTGAGTTCATCAACAGGGATGATATCAGTTTAGGAAGGAAACCTTTCTGTCATTAACTTACACTGGTAAAAAGCCATCTGTTGATAAACCCGAGCAGTTTATTCATTGAATAGTAATGCAGTTTGTAAGGGAAAAGCATGATGTAAACTATAGTAAGTGGCCAGTCAGTGTTGATTTCTTTTGTGGCCTCCTTTGACATAGTGCTGACAAATAACCATTTCTTTCCTGTGACAAAAGCCTATAATCATGgtctgtttctctctgtctccaAGTGCATGATGTCATCAGCATGtgcatttttagatttttatgtcCACACTTCTTAATGATAGGCTAAATCAGACATGTCCATACAGCTGGAGGCTATGGAAGATGATCCTAGGAGTAAGTCAGATATTTCAATAACCATATGAGTTCAACAGTCCTCTGTGGTCATCTAAAGTGCGGTTAAGGTTGTCCCTTCtaggttttttatttctttattttttatgcttacTGGACATTTATTCAAGATGACTTTATATTAAGTGTGAAACATTATTACACATATTATGTATGGAATATCATCAATGAAATATAGATAATAATCAAGACACTGCACTGAAATCCagacttatttttcttttactgcatGTGGAAGAAACGATAACAGACTCTTTAAGGAAGTAGCCAACATTAAGTTACTGAACACATGACCATTGTTACCACGTACTGAATGTTTTAGGAAAAGGATAAATATGTGTCTGGttgtatgtttaatatttcaccATGCATGTGGCAAAACTCAAACAAACCCTATTGTTTCTATTTCCATTCTGTTGCCTTGTCATCTGTTTGGGCTTACCTGTTCATGGGAAGGCACAGCAGTGGCCCGTTCCCTGGGGTACAGCTACAGCAGAGCGAGACTAATATACAAACGAAGGGAGAGCTCATTAGTCATGACAGAAGAAAGTGGCGGACCTAATTTAGCTGCTTTTGTGTCTTTGAAGTTATTGATGATGCAGAGCTGAGAGATCTACATGGAAAGAGACTTGGCTGCTGTGAGGAGGACTTCTGAAACCAGGAGGGAAGATGTGCTGAAGACGAAGAGAGAAGCAGGTTGTCTTGCAAAGATGTGAAACATTACCATGTATTTAAAAGGGTCAGTCCACTTTTTCATGCTTTTCAGAAATTTATGAAAACAGAGAATGTTTAAATCAGTAGCAACCAcatgaaaactaactgaaaaaatgtggaaaattacAAGATGACAGCAACCTTGATTTGGTGAAGCCACAAGCATTAGACATGCCTGACTAATCAGTTATCATGTGATCTGCCAATAATTGGATTTAGATCTGCAGATTTAAGATTACACCCTCAATGAATTTGTTTTGGACATATTGTTTTTGGTCACAAATCAATGTAAGCTTATTAAATAAGTGTGATTTACCTTTAACACATTAAGACTGTTATCTTAGAAGTGTGTATGGTCAATTCAATGTGCTTACTGCAGAttcaaaaccttaaaaatatattgtgTATAATGTaagtaaagttattttttaaaggtgTCTTAACAATAAAGGCTGAAAAAGGCTGACTataaaactgtaaacatttcagaggcTCTGATAAACATGGAAAGAAATGAGCAAATAATATTCCCGTCTGATTGTAAGCACACAAGTCATCAAGCAGCAACTTCTACTTGCACTTGTCTGACTTATGACTGCCTATTGATTTGTGAAATAGCTGTTTAACAGAATTTAACATTTTGTCGTAAATGTCCAGATAAGTGTTTCACACTCCAAACTCACACTCACGCaaataaaagacacaaaaaaaatcctgatcactaaagtttaaaaacagccttgtTAGAAGCCGAGTTCAGGCTGCTGTCAGGAAATCATGCCTGTCCTGGGTGAAAGAGGCTAACATAACAAGGACTTGGCTTGCAGAAGTAGCTCTTTAAAATTATGCAAGCTAAGCAGCTATTTGTAAACTGTATCAATAACATGAATAGCAGCATTTAGATTATATACCTGAAATCTTCTTGCACTCAAGAGCAGGCAACTGAGCGGAAAGATCAGAGGTCGGTGAGTTGTTTACTACATCTTATACAGTGTAAGTGTggtagttgtgtgtgtgtgtgtgtgtgtgtgtagggggggggggggggggggggggggggggggggtgctcaGTTCTAGACATAGCTCGATAAGACAATTTAATCAGAATCTTTGCATTCCAACACCTTTGTAAGCTTCACTTAACCTGAGCCTGTAACAGTAACTCTGTTGGAATCAGTAAATACTTGACAGCACCTTAAAGCACAAGGGCATTGTATTTAAAAGTATGGAGTCACAAACCCTTTATATGCTAGAGAAACACTTTGTCTGAGCATTGCTTTTAACTTTCAAATGAAGAGGACAGAAATACTCCCCATGCTTTGCATCTTTCCTAACGTGAAGAGATGGTATTGCTCTGGGGCAATGCAATTTCATCAACAGTCCAGTGAGAACAGCAAAGCTGGAATATCAATTTTCACCCCACCAACAGAATGTGGGCACAGCCATGTCATAATTACCTTAATCCATTAGTCAGGAGGAGGGTGAGGCTGAGAGGGGTGCAATGGAGGACAGAGCAGACAAAACAAGGTCAGAAGGAGAGCACATCTGAAGTCTGAGGTGCATTTTGGATAGCCTCTTAGACACTGGTGGAAAATATTTAGTAGCCTACAGACAGGTTGGTTCATGTGATCTAAGAACTGTGGTGTATGACCCCAAGCTACTATCAGCTCTGTTGCTTGATGGCAAGGGACCAACAGTAAACCAGCAAATTTATTACAGCGCTGTGAACACCTGagtcaaacacatttttctagACTGTCTCAGTGTCATGCCAGTGTCCCAGAGTTTTGAGGTTTAATCTCATGCCCCTTCCAAATGAAGATTTGTCAAACTGAATATCATGTCTGCAAATTAATGCTGCATGCTCTGTAAGTGTAGGCTATTCTGTTCACCCCCCGCAGAGTAATCGAAGAAGGCAAGTCAATACTGCGTAAGAGTTGGCAGAGCCGTTTGCATATTAGCCATAATTACCTTCACATGAACATAATGTATTGGTTTACTGTCATGTGTAAGGTTAATATGTTTCGCAAGTAAATGATATGTTAACTGCTGGGTAGCTTTCTGAGCTTATCTCCTCAGTAGTTTCACACAATTTAGACTTTCAtctttaactgtgtgtgtgtgttgtacaaATGAGCACCTTTAACCTTGTCGGCGTGTGTCTGTgttaatgtttcatgttttcatgcatATCTATGTGTGCATGAGTAACTTTTTATGGTTTAATGTTAAAAGAATACTAAGCTCACTTACACAATAACGAATTTATCATTTTAGAGAGACAAAGCAGTTAGAGATATATTTTCACAGTGAACAaggaaaaaagttatttatgttttcaaagtttaatgttttatatatatatatatatatatatatatatatatatatatatatatatatatatatatatatatatatatatatatatatatatattaggacACTGTCAACCACCTTTAATTTATCAACACACAGTCAAGGGGATTAGGAGCAATCTTTGTAGGGCATGTCAACCCCTGAacaagtttctggcaagtctcTAGCTTCCACCCCCACTTCCCCATAGCCACTATGCCCTCCAGCTACTGTAGCCTGGAACTGACAGTAACAATGAAGTACAGTTTGCACAATTACAGAGAGTCA contains:
- the mafa gene encoding transcription factor Maf; the encoded protein is MASELAMSNSDLPTSPLAMEYVNDFDLMKFEVKKEPVEPDRNISQCSRLIAGGSLSSTPMSTPCSSVPPSPSFSAPSPGSGSEQKTHIEDFYWMSGYQQQLNPEALGFSPEDAVEALINSSHQLQSFDGYSRGQQFAGAAGAGGTMAGEEMGSAAAVVSAVIAAAAAQNGAQHHHHHHHHHSNGHHQAPGIQSNGTSGTNHPHMRLEDRFSDEQLVTMSVRELNRQLRGVSKEEVIRLKQKRRTLKNRGYAQSCRFKRVQQRHVLEGEKTQLIQQVEHLKQEISRLVRERDAYKEKYEKLISNGFRENGSSSDNNPSSPEFFMSSRKFLHL